In Brassica napus cultivar Da-Ae chromosome C2, Da-Ae, whole genome shotgun sequence, the sequence attggtggagattcagagttacattgcccgtcgaccagaagcatcaccatcgatcgacagacgcaacaacaaatcgaccAACATTCATCAACAGATATCGGTCGACAAAGCTTCAAACTGAGGGAGGCTAGTACAAAAGATAACATCTGACGTGTCTGATACAcacaaccatggagaggagatctcagctgagaCATATGCCAGACTTTTGAGACATCAGTTCAATATAGAGAGTTTTGGAGATAGATTGCAGAAGATAGAAGATGTAACTGCAATAATGAAGGACAAATGGCGctgaggagatgaagcaatgagagactttactggtacatggttcaacaagcgcaaagaagatATGGAGACTTGTATCCCAACAAGTGCCAACTTTCAACATAATTAGCCAcaacacctccaaagtcaagctaaatgactataacaaagcgttgagtgggaggcaacccactattagataatatttatttggtttttattaatctactatttatgttggcttttaattattgcaggtcattatatattaaaaaaaaaaaacagatccgagtagacgatttcCCTTAGTGTCGACCGATGAGACACtatcgacatcgatcgacaagacAACACCTTCatcgaccgatatcaacatccttacatcggtcgacatccattccggtctggtatatcgttctaactcgTTACATTGAGCACTTATGATTtattatcaccataactccgactgaatttacactggggacagtgtagtttaagtctgggggaggtttactgatataagtttatttatgaattataaaaatatactttcaaacataaagtttttattgagtcaagaaggggataatgaacttattagatttttgtttgttatctaaccactctttagcaccattctagatttgcTGATTGCAAATAGTACTAAaaatactaaagtggatcaacctgtcaactatgttacacttgctgagattgtttgaaggaaccaaagctgacctccaacactaaacttgacacaactgctcgtcttggggcttggtatacatgagatcggattcttcaaacaagtttggaaggtaaagccttgtatagatagatttatcaccctctctctctctctattttcgaaatataaatataaaaaaataataataatagtatttatatttatatattagagatttatttagcaaggaattcgaacaggacttggtggctacaaccattaaggcttgcttcatatgaattctataggtaaaggattagaacaggacttggtggttacaaccattaaggcttgcttcacaaataatcctaggatataggtcaaaaagaagtgaacaagaTTTGGTGGCAATcgccattaaggcttgattcatggaagtctgtccaatatcggtcaatgatcttgcaaatataagcagactttgactaggagagaaattagtagagagagaggatagaaactaatgtttacctgcaggtccagcaAATTGTTTGAAattccttgcatcctgtgatcaatactcccaaggtaaagcctacacttttatttatgctaagaaatgaggttggtagaggggaatgtcagacaagatttgctatgttgttggctagatgaatttggttgctaagctaggatatggtatgaagtgcttttgtgattaggacctcttagatgtggattgcaatattgtagaggtgatgattctaagttttaaatcatgtgagtccctgctgttttcaaacctttttCAGAGAGAGTgcttgtttgttttgcttgaggacaagcaaaagggtgaGTCTGgagagttgatagaccatggatttgacccattttcgtccatggtttataggtgtgtttattatctattattatattatagagtctatttattatatttataagatcaggagtgatttggagataagtgatgattttggagcattttcgAGATATTTGAAGCAAGCATCCGAGATGACCATTGAGCTCGACCATCAGTCAATATTGGaggaggaatatcgatcgatgttcacacttgaacatcgatcgacagcgaagcgggcagaaagcccgtttggtcacaaccaacttgaagcccaagtcttcaccaatttacaagattacccttgacgagttttaacctaactatataagtttgccaccatgttagaggcaaagtgtgcttttctgtgtttttaattttattactttcagcaaaaggttttaggattgtgatagataggagagaagatccaaagttataatttttgattggaactccattaatatttattttactattctatgaagttttctAACCTAATTGATTTCATGAATTGCtaggccatgtctgagtagttccactgttagatttagggtttaaacaGGTTATGACGGATTatccccaactatagattgctgagttgtggtaattgtcattaggacTGTTCATTAATGTATGTTTCTAGATTcactacctagaacttgccctaggattgatagaaAAAAgggagagcttcattctcatcctgaaaacattctaactgagctaagtttcttgctaagagTATGGCGAGAgatgatctagtgagcttagtaagctttattcaacccgcgcataaagcttaactagaagcgcgtcgatcgatattcatattgGATAATAGATCGACggagtgaaaggtgtatcgattgatacccctataggattatcgatcgacacttctattgatcgaacacatttgtttgggtcattagatctagttaatagacgagTTCAAACATGCGATagctgatggacttgttgaatagacagttgagctttacattatcatgcatgcaactcattaggcatttgtaggattataattccaagtttcctgaatagaaaccctaagtttaGCTATTTcattttaagcaccaaaacctcaaccaatcaattgagcaattacttgctcaaccaaaactgcaaatttacattttaaatcttaaaaacttcctacttaacaaatcataatagatccattaggttccctagctctcagtgaatttgatccctaagtactacaactcgacctcttatttgagagagtataaatcactccttagggtaatttgagtgatatcaacaTTTTAGGACTGATAGGCTTTTCTTTCTTGATCATCATTTTGGACAGGTGTGGATCAACAAGTACGGAGAAATTAAGAGCTCATAGCCAGGTTAcaacggtttaggaagaagGCTCCCTGTCGGGTCGTATAATCAGTATGCAGGCCTGGCTCCAAAGTATCGCCAAACAAAGAAGGTTTGGGGATCAGATGTGGATGATAtatatgcgccagtgaactacaACAACGATCATTGgattgctatttggatatcgatccctaacaAACACATAACCATCTGGGACAGCACTCCTACTCATATTAGAACTGCTCAACTGGCCGAGTTAATGAAGCCTTTTACCACAATGGTCCCTTATTTGCTTGTTGAATGTGCCAGCTCCGACGAAGAGCGAGTCAGGAACACACTAGAGCCATTCACATTTGAGAGAGTGAAAGCCGGAGTACCTTTGGTAGAATGTGGTGATTGTGGTGTGTACTACTTGAAGTATATCGAGTGTCATGCTCTTGGCATGCCATCATTTCCTCCTGCCTTTTGTAATAAGAACGTGAAGGGTATTAGGGAGAAGATGGCGACAGATTTGTTTGAACATGTTCTTACCTATGGCGCAGATATCACCGAAGACTTGGAAGACTTGGATATGTACGAACCACAATAATTTGTAGTTTGTACAAGAACCTTGATGCTTTTGTCCGCTTTTGTAACCTTGAAGTACGTTAAAAGGGTAGAGGATAGGATTGACCTTTTTTTGTAACCTATCCTCGTACCAAACTAGCCTTGTACAACTGGTTTGGAAggattaacttttttttataatgtctaagactaattcataaatcataacACAATAGATAAATCATAACACAATAGATAATTCATAAGACAGTAGATAAGTCATAACACAATAGAGAAGTCATAAGACAATAGATAAGTCATAACACAATAGAGAAGTCATAAGACCATAGACAATTCATAACACAATAGAGAAGTCATAACaaaaagatagatagataggTGGAAGACTTCCCAGAGAAATAGACTTTCAGAAGACATACAGAAGacctccagaagacttactgaAGACTCACATAGAAGAAGACTTGCAGAAGACTTAGAAGACGTACATAAGACCTTTGGAAGACTTACAAAAGACCTTTGGAAGACTTACTGAAGAcctccagaagacttacagAAGAATCAAAGAGAAGAAGACTTACAGAAGACTTAGAAGACGTACATAAGACCTTTGGAAGACTTACAGAAGACCTCCAAAAGATTTACTGAAGACTTACAGATCAGGTTGGTTGCAGTTTGGACGTATATGACCAGGCTGTCTGCAGTTTGAGCAGCTATAATCCTTATGTAGCTTCCGCGGTTTGTGTGCTCTCATCCTGGAtaactccaaccaagattgtCATCTTGACTTCTTTTGTCGCCCCGAACCATGCTTTTCTTTCGGAGGAAGACATTTACATGGCTCAACTACTCCTACAGAAggatatatatattctctgagtactATGCATACAAATACACCTTCGAGTATAGCAGGCACACAAGTGTGGCGATATTCAAAATAACCAAATGATCCAGCTGCTATAGCATgtgagcaaggtattttctcgattccatagacaccacaatcacacttgacatgttccaaatcaacaaCACAGTCCCGTTTTCCACAAGTTACAAAGAattgccatccatcaattggttggaCACTCATCGTATCGGCTATCTCTAAACGGATTGCCAATAAGTATTCAATTcctcgactatgttgagttgtgagattcaaagcatcttcttaccttttccaataccatctTCCCagcttctcccttatgaactccaaaAGGAATGTTATGGGGAATCCTCTTGATGGCTTCAGTGCGGAGTTAATAGATTCAGCTATGTTGCTTGTTTTCAGATTGTACCTTTCGCCATGACAATGAACCCGTGACCATAGTCCCACGTCTGCTTCCTCCAAATATGTTGTAAGCTCCGGGTTAGCACTCCGAGTCTCgtccatgtaccggtcaaagtCGTAAACtgtatgagcataagcagcgcCTTTAACCAAATACAAGAGATGTTTCCCCTTATACTTTTGGACAATGTTCTGTTGTAGGTGGTAATAGCATATACTTCGGGTTGTCCAAGAAAGCACCTTATCACATGCGCTTTTAATGGATGTGTGCCGGTCTGAGACTATCACCAAAGCATGCTGATCAGAGACACAACTTctcaattttgtgaaaaatcaTTCCCAAGAATGTTCATTTTCACCATCTACAATTCTaaaagccaatggaaatatctgaaaattaccATCTTGTGCAACTACAACTAGCATAACACCTCCATACTTCACGcttaggtgagtcccatccaccacgatgacccttctctgatactgaAAACCAGCAATAAAAGCTCCAAATGatagaaatagatacttaaatctatcCTTATCATCAAGTTCTATACTAATGATAGAACCCGGATTTGCTAACTTGATTTGATCCAAATATGAAGGCAGCCTCTCTACCCATCTTTTGTTGTTCCTCTTACCAATTCTTGTGCATATAAcaatgctctgtatgaagtggtgtaatctagcttcatgccaaacatgttcttcattgcatcttggATATGCTTCAGATttaacccatcaatgattccaacgaGATCTATGAAAAGCTTACCAATATACTTCGGAGTACAATGTTTCCGTTGTGCCAGTCGGTCAGACACATAACATGTATGAGTTTTCAAATACCtggttacccaaaacgtgtttgttcCATGTTTCATACTCGCTCTAACCTTTCATCCTCACCCAGCAACACGACATTTTGCCAAAAGTAGAGTTTTAGTTGCCTTGTATATTTCGAAGGAGAATTTCCGCTTCACCGATgacaaccgcagctctgaaactAGTGCATCTCtactaacaaaactctggttgacatagatattGTCGAAAAATATCTCATTCGAGCTTCTTCCCTCACTAGCATATGTCTctttgaaaccctaaaaacaaATATCATCTGCCTCTTCCTCATCGTCATCCTCATCTTTAAATTTGCCATACACACTGTAATCTGCAAACTCATCATCTACTTCAGCAGTATCGGAGAAATTAGCATCCTCCTCCCCTTCATTTTTAACTTCATTAACATCTTcatagtcttcttcttcttcttcctcttcatctgaAACTTCATCaacatcttcaccatcttggtTTCCATTAATGTTGGCATCACCAACAATCCTCGTCTTGCCTCGGCTTGATAGACAAAAATGTACAACATGCGCTTTACTTATCGCGATCAAGttccgaacttgtctatcatttgtaacatgaataggaggaaTATCAGGAGCCATCTGTTGCATCATTTCATCTGGTAACAAGTAAATTAAATCCATAACTTCTCTATTCATATCCAGGTTGTAATTTTCTTGAATCATTTCAACAAGTTCGGCATGTGTAGAACAATCACTCAAAAAGAACGTTCTCGCTCACAACTCATAACTGTTGGCATCAACATAGTAACCCTTGGATGTCTGTTCATTCTTGGCCTTCTCCTATGTTTATATAAATTGGAAGCTTTCGACTTAAACATCCGTCATATTCATGTCTCCCACACGACATATACCTGCACATCCATGTCTTCTAACGGACCTAAATCCATCGCTGCAATCCCTCCCTATATGTTCTTCGGTGATGTGGTTCTCTGGATTTGCGAGTCAAGGATGTTTTCAAGGTGATTAATTTTTGGGAAGCTCGAAAGGCCAAAGCAGGGATGCTCACTGGTCTTGAACCTAATTAAGGGTTCTTGGCTCCTAACGTGTACGacaatatgaatattttttcaaGCGTGGCTCCAGCTACAATCTCACCAAATTTATATTGCCCCTAAGAATAAAGACATTCACAAATATAGTAATTGCTTCAATAGCAACTCTGTATTGTCGGATATCAAAGGTTTTAGTCTGTCCATGGAGTTAGGAGTGTTCAGATTCCattaatttaaagattataagcCATATGAAGGGTGATTTATACAGTAACTCCAACAATCTATTGGTTAGTTAAGCCTTACTGTTGGGATCCAAACTGGTCCAACACTAAAATTCGTACACGTAACTGTACCTTAACTGTTgagataaaaattatttatatgccGCTTCAGTTTAAACGAGAATTATACGGAAATCTTACAAAAAATCCTCACAAACAAGAATTATACGGAAAACTTACTTAAAACGAGAACACCCTTTCAAATCGACAATATCTTACGAACCTCTGAATCCTTCTTCTTTCTGAAATAACATTATTCAAGCTTATCAAATTTCTAActaaatgatgaataaaaacaaaaaattatctttctcaaggaatttttttttgactttttctttgttttttgtttaattttaaataacgaAATTGGAACTAAAGCTAGtacagtttcttttttttttttttgcaacaaacgactattttattattgaaacTTGAAGTGATAAGGTTACAACTGACTATTTTATTTCAAACTATAATCGTATTTAACAAATATAGTAATTGCTTCAATAGCAACTCTGTATTGTCGGATATCAAAGGTTTCAGCTGTCGATGGAGTCAGGAGtgttgatatcactcaaattaccctaaggagtgaattactctctcaaataagaggttcggatgtagtacttagggatcgaatccacaaagactctaggattacacaatagattatggtcttgaaataaatctagattaattggtttataagttttaaagcagtaaatggatttgtgagcaagtttattgctcgattgatttgttttgaggttgttaacagttgggagaatagctagattcaggtatgttgatattaattgttcttgaattcaaactaagatataatcaatctgattatctaatctggatctcggatttcaactctcgtatgttaatcacgagaaagtgtcgatcgatgattcgttacgaatatcgatcgatacacctttcaaaagatcgatcgacagggctatctctgtgtcgatcgatgcttctttcAGAAAGCTTTACGTGCTGCGGGTATCAAATCTCCGCTTCGTTCACCTTTCGTCGGTCTGTAAACAAAGTTCACAAACGAGATATAAATCAGCGAAGTTCGATGGTGTAAGTGTCTGTGTCGATCGAGAGAGATGTCTCGATGTCAATCGACAGGTCGATGCTAAAATCGATTGATGAAAGTgattatcgatcgatatctccAGCGTGAGAACCTGCAAAAACCCATTGATGCAATTCGATTTGCATGGCATATATAATCGGTTTAATCGATCAATAATCCGTATTCTATCACTCCTTTAGCACAAATCGATCGATATAGGGCAGAAAATCTCAGTTCTAACTCATTCTCTATTTCAACCCTAGCAAGAACGAAAAATTTAGAAACTTTCGTGTTCATACCATGATGATGCGTGAGTTAAGCGATCTAAGCGGATAGAGGGTTGAAAATCGAGTGGATTGAGCGCAAGAATCGTTGGATTTGGTCGAAAaacgagagagaaaagagatgaGAGTGTTTTCGTAGAGTTTTTGGGTTTGTGTGAATGTCGACTTAAGTGTCGACTTAATATGAGCTCGTGTCTGTTCAtttactgtcgatcgatgaagaGGGGTcttcgtcgatcgacagacgttatATTTTCCgaaggttgtttttttttttaattctaaaactaGAAATGGGTTGCCTTCCATTCAGcgcttattttaagtttttagctTGACTCGATATTCGATCATACTAATTTTCGGGAGGGGGTCTAAGTGTATAGGCCCGCTAATTGGTGGTTTAACCCAATAGTGTTTTACTCGTTGGCCATTCACCGTGAATTCGTctccattattatttataagtGTAATGGCTCCGTAAGGATTGACGTTCACAACAGTTAAAGGACCTGACCAACGAGATCGGAGTTTTCCGGGAAACAGTGTTAGCCGAGATTTATATAGCAGCACTTGATCATTTGGTTCAAAGTTTCTGGAGATGATCTTTTTATCATGATATGCTTTcgttttttctttgtatatctTTGAACTCTCGTAGGCTGAATGTCTTATTTCATCCAGCTCGTTAAGCTGTATGAGTCTCCTTTCGGCTGCTGGTTTTAtgtcaaaatttaataatttaatagccCTGGCTGCTTTATGTTCCAGCTCAACCGGTAAGTGACATGATTTTCCATGTAAGCCCAGAGTGCATTGTCCAATTTTCTAGACCAATGTTTTCTAGATGTTCCGACagtcttttctaagatttctTTGATCTGTCGATTTAAAACTTCTACATGCCCGctcgtttgcgggtggtagggTGTAGCAACTCTATGATGCACTCCGTTCTTCCGGAGTAGtctttcaaaaattttgttaatgaaatggGATCCACCATCACTTATGACTATTCGGGGAATTTCAAATCTCGGGAAGATAATGCTTTTGAAAAGCTTAATAACTATGGATGCGTCGTTCGTTGGGGAAGCTACTGCTTCGACCCATTTTGACACATAATCAACAGTGACCAGGATGTATTTATTCCCGTAGGA encodes:
- the LOC111203135 gene encoding glutamic acid-rich protein-like, with amino-acid sequence MDLGPLEDMDVQMAPDIPPIHVTNDRQVRNLIAISKAHVVHFCLSSRGKTRIVGDANINGNQDGEDVDEVSDEEEEEEEDYEDVNEVKNEGEEDANFSDTAEVDDEFADYSVYGKFKDEDDDEEEADDICF